DNA from Petroclostridium xylanilyticum:
GGCACTAGATAGTCTAGTGCCTTATTTAAGCACGTACTGAACAATTTATTACACTGCAACATTAAACTGCAAACAGTAACCATCAAATGAATATACGTATATGATGTTACTGTAAATACCAATATTCTAAAAAGGAGGTCAATAAAATGTCTGATACTAGAACTGAAAGCTTCTACGGTTTTGGATATGAATGGATATGGATTATAATCTTAATTATTCTATTCCTACTTTTCTTCTGCTCTGGATCTGGATATGGTTATGGCTATCCAGCTAAAAAATAATTCGAAGTATTAATAATGTAAAAAAATGTAAAATATTAATTAAGGAGTGTGTATACATGAGTTTCTTTAGCAATTTATTTGATAATGATGAAATACTTTGGTTTATCATTCTATTCTTATTGCTATTCTGGGGCTTTGGTGGATATGGATATGGCTACGGCTGCACAACCAAATCAGGTCCTGCTGCTAAAGAATGATCAAAAACAGTAAAAAGTGTTAAATCAAAAAAAAAATAATAATTCTTTTCTAATTGAGACTGCTAACATTTTCAGCAGTCTCTTTTTGCATTTGTATCTACTAATAAAAAGCAATTTGACTTTAAAAAACAAATACATGTCCTTTATTACCCTAAACTGTTAACTGTAAGCTGTGAACTATTATTTTCTTGACTCTGCTAAATAATAGTAATAATATTAATATGTAACAAATGAGCATATATTCAAACATACACGTAGGGAGAGAGGCTGCAATGATTAATGAGAAAGTAGATATTGAAAACTGTGATTGTAATGTGATACATCAAGATGTGGTAAATGCAGTTAAAGAAAAGATGCCTGATGAGGAAAACCTGTATGATCTTGCCGAATTATTTAAGGTATTCGGGGATACTACCAGGATAAAAATACTTTATGCCCTTTTTACATCGGAAATGTGTGTCTGTGATATAGCTGCCGTACTGGGCATGACCCAATCGGCAATATCCCATCAGCTAAGAGTTTTAAAACACGCAAGATTGGTAAAATACAGAAAAGAGGGCAAAGTAGTATATTATTCCCTCGATGATGATCATATTAAGCAAATATTTGACCAGGGATTAAATCATATAAACGAAAAATAAGCTTAGTTTCGGCAATTTAATTTGGACTAAAAAATAACCCAAGTCATCAGGAAGGCTATCCTTGACGGCTCGGGTTATAAGTGTTTTTATAGTCTTTAATTTCAACCTTCAGCCATTTATATGCTTTACTTATAAGCATTTTCCAGAATTTTTACCGTTTCTTCAAAAGAAAGTTTGTACGGGTCAACTGCAAAAAGCCCTCCCATAGTGTGCCTTGCATTCTCAGCTAATTTGGGTATATCTTCTCTTCTTATTCCAAAGTCAGACATCTTAAGGTTGTCAACCCCACACTTTTTCTGCAGATTCTTCAGTGCCCTAATGAAAGCTTTGGGTCTTTCGGCTTCAGGCAAGCTGTCTGCATCCTCTCCCATAGCCCTGGCCATGTCTGCAAGCCGATCCGGGACCTTGTCCGCAAAAAATGTAAAATATGCTTCGGACAGCATTATAAGGCCTGCTCCATGGGGCAAATCCGGATGAAAAGCGCTGAGAGCATGCTCCATGGAGTGTTCGGATGTACAGCTTGACGTGGATTCTACAAATCCCGCCAAGGTATTTGCCAGTGCTACGTTTGTCCGTGCTTCAATATTATTCCCGTCGTTAACGGCAACAGGTAAATATTTTGCCAAAAGTTCAATGCTCTTCAGTGCGTACATATCACTTATCGGAGTTGCTATGCTGGCAATGTATCCTTCGGCTGAATGGAAAAAGGCATCAAACCCTTGATAAGCCGTCAACTTTGGAGGAACCGAAACCATCAACTCGGGATCAACAATAGAAAGAAACGGAAATGTCTCTTTCACTCCAAAGCCAATTTTTTCATTTGTATCTTCTTTCGTTATAACCGTCCACGGATCAGCCTCCGTACCGGTGCCCGCAGTCGTAGTGATCGCTACTATTGGAAGGGCTCCGTTCTCAACAGGCTTTCCTTTTCCTGTTCCCCCAGAAATATAATCCCAATAATCCCCGGGGTTTTTTGCCATTACAGCGATGCTTTTGGCAGAGTCTATACTGCTTCCCCCACCAAGTCCTATCACGAAATCACAGTTTTCTGTTTTTGCAAGTTCCGCGCCTTCCATTACATGGCTTTTTACAGGATTAGGCAGAATCTTGTCAAATACGACGCTTTCTACATTATTCTCTTTGAGAAGCGATATCACCCTGTCTAGATAACCGTACTTTCTCATGGAAGTTCCATTTGAAATTACAATTAGTGCTTTTTTCCCAGGCAGTTTTATTTTTGAAAGCTCGTTTAATTTTCCCGGACCAAATAGAATTCTAGACGGCATAAAATATTCAAAATTCATCATAACTCCTCCTCCAATTTACTTAGCTGATGAAAGTATATTAAACACATCCAAACCGGCCCTCATGAGCCATATCGTTTAATATACCTCTTCGATCTTATATTCTTGAGTTCCTAAATTTCTCTTTTCAAGTTCTCTAAGCTGTACAAAAGGATTTTTTCCGTGTAACCTTTGAAAGAGATG
Protein-coding regions in this window:
- a CDS encoding ArsR/SmtB family transcription factor, translating into MINEKVDIENCDCNVIHQDVVNAVKEKMPDEENLYDLAELFKVFGDTTRIKILYALFTSEMCVCDIAAVLGMTQSAISHQLRVLKHARLVKYRKEGKVVYYSLDDDHIKQIFDQGLNHINEK
- a CDS encoding iron-containing alcohol dehydrogenase; amino-acid sequence: MNFEYFMPSRILFGPGKLNELSKIKLPGKKALIVISNGTSMRKYGYLDRVISLLKENNVESVVFDKILPNPVKSHVMEGAELAKTENCDFVIGLGGGSSIDSAKSIAVMAKNPGDYWDYISGGTGKGKPVENGALPIVAITTTAGTGTEADPWTVITKEDTNEKIGFGVKETFPFLSIVDPELMVSVPPKLTAYQGFDAFFHSAEGYIASIATPISDMYALKSIELLAKYLPVAVNDGNNIEARTNVALANTLAGFVESTSSCTSEHSMEHALSAFHPDLPHGAGLIMLSEAYFTFFADKVPDRLADMARAMGEDADSLPEAERPKAFIRALKNLQKKCGVDNLKMSDFGIRREDIPKLAENARHTMGGLFAVDPYKLSFEETVKILENAYK